CGAAAAGTGGCATCCAAAAAACCGGCCAGAGGCAGAAAACGGTGAGGAGAGTACAGTTGAGGAAAGGAACCAGCTCGCGAACGTGCATCAAAAAACGATGCCACCATCTGAGGCTGTTCCAAGCAGATCCAAATAAGAATAGACACAAAGGAACACATATCAGTAAAATCAGGGCGTAACTCTTGGAAAGTAGCGCAAGCCCACAGGTTACACCTGAACACACAAGGAAACGACGATCGGATCTATTCTGGCAATAGATGAGCAATAACACCAGCGTCAGGAGGATAAATATACTGGCAAGTGCGTCGGTGTGGACGCGGCGCGTTTGTGCCAAAAAGAGAGGGGAGGACGCAAAGCAAGCGAAACTCGCCAGAGCTACCCACTGTCCAAAGAGACGATAGAGTAATAGACACGCAGCACCTATGCCTAGCCATACAAAAATACCAATGAAAAATCGAGCATGGGCGAGATTTAGAACATCCAAGTCCGAGGGCGTAAAAAACGTGCGTATTCCTGCAATCCACATCGTCATTACACCCGGATGGTGTGTAATAAAGGTTTGAGAAAAATTACCAGCTTTGACAGCGACCATGAATCTGGCACTGCGGTGAAGCCAGCGGGATTCATCACTGTTCCAGTGCGCGTCTAAAAGCGTCAGTCTTGGTATAGAAAAGAGAAAAAATAGGCACCTCTGCTTTAAACATTTCCACCGATCCGAGTTGCGTTTCAACAGAATCGACTGTCTCTGCAGACGGTTGCGTTTCAACAGAATCGACTGTCTCTACAGACGGTTGCGTTTGATCCACACCCCCCTGATGCACCTGTGTTTTCTCTGAAGATTTCACCACCGGCGGGGGGTGGGTTGTCTTGTAAACCCTCACAGGCACTCGTCGTGCCTGTGACTTGTAAGTATTGACTCCCAAGAATCCTGCGATTCCGATACAAACGAGGACACAGCACCAAAAAAACTTAGATTCAAACAAAGACATAATAGAACAACCTCTCCTTGATTTTCGCAGAAAAAGACACAACACGCATTCTCTGGACGTAAAAAAATGTGTCTTTTCGGCTCAGAAAAAGACAATTACGCCTGTTGGGTATAGAAAAAAGCGGCTTTGTTGCCAACGGTTCGGATTCACATCAGATATTCGGAACCTTTACGGATTTCCTCGATCGGATAAGCCACAGCGACCCCTATCATGGCTGCCCCCCCAAATGTGATGATGACACCACCCAGGGTCGTTACGGTTGCTGCGACCCCGCTACCCACACAAATAGCTCTCGTAATCCAGATGATTCCGATACTTCCCGCGATAGCACCCGAAAAAAACCATTCGCACGTTTGCGTCCAACCGGCGGGCGGGTAAATCGGCAAAAAATGAAAGTATACCATGTGAACGAATATCAATACCGTTAGAATTTCTAACGGAGTGATCATATTCTGGCTCCATGCAAGGGGGTGCCAAAGTCTTTTCATCTTGAACATTTTTATCTCCTTATTGTTGTATTCTCTGGCAATCCTCTTGTTGTATAAGGTGCTAACCTAAAAGACCCAGAAAAGATAACCTATTCTATGCTACAATTAGGTTAGCACTGTCCATACTCTATCTATGGCAGTGCAGCGTCGATGGGTGCTGGAATCACCCTCGGCGCACCTCAAAACTCTGAGAGGCTGCCAATGCTTACAAATAGCGATTTTATTCAAACAGATAAAAATCGTCAAGAAAAAATCACCCCTGCACACCATTGAATTGCAGGCTCACTTTGCTTTTTTGGGTGTAAGTGACACACCGAGACGCTCACGGACGACTTTTCGTATCTTATTCCGGCGTGACTTCACGGTGTTTGGCGAGATCTTGAGCGCGGCTGCTGATCCAGCCTCTGTCAGTCCCCGCTCCCACAATTCAAAGACTTCTACGTAAATGAAGCCCAACCCCTCAACTATCTCCCGGACTTCATGGACGCGTTCATCCAAGTGATACTGCCGCATACGCTCATCCGCTTCTTGTTCAGCGACGCTCGTGTAGTGTTCGTCAGCAGCTTCCCTGATGAGTCCGCGTTTTTTGGCATCCGTAAGGAACGCTTTGCATTTGCTACGCACAACTTGTTTCAGCCACTGCTCGGCTGACGCTATATCATCTGCCTGCCGGCGGATGCGTCGCACAATCGCGAGGACGGTCTCTTGATAGATATCCGCTTCTTCCTCGACATTACCGATTTCATAATGGATGATGGTTTTCAGGAGCCTCTCATATTTCTTGATAAGAGCCACAAGTGCGTCATCATCTCCATTCTGAATGCGTGCTAGCAGTATTTCATCCGAAGGATTTGTGAGGTCTTCTGTCTCTATCCATACAACAAGACCTTGAAAAAGACAGAAAAGGTCACAGTGCGGCAGAAAATTACTTTATTTCTTGCCATACCCTCTGTTTTGTGCTATAGTTGTTAGCACATAAAATTAAGAAGTAGCCTGCAACAACGGCGCAGGCGAATATACGAAACATACGCCATAGTTTCAACGCATGTTGTTTAACCGCAAGGAAAAATTAAGAGATGAGATTTCAGGGAAAGGTTGCATTGGTAACCGGTGGGAGCCGTGGGATAGGACGGGCCACGGCAATCAAACTCGCCAGTGAAGGAGCGACTGTTGCCGTCCACTATTCTCGCGCCGTTGAAAAAGCAGAATCAGTCTGTAAGCAGATTCACGATTTGGGGCAGAAAGCAATACCCGTCCAAGCTGATATCGCCGATAGAGACGCCGTGGACAGAATGGTCGCGACGGTGACGGAAGAACTTGGTGCAATCGAACTGCTTGTAAACAACGCCGGAGATGTCGGTGATATGGCGTTCGACGAACTCGCGCCTGAACACTGGGACCGGATTATTGCGATTAACCTCACAGGTCCGTTCAACGTGTTATGGGCAGTCAAACCCGGGATGATTGCACAACAGTTTGGACGTATTGTCAACGTGTCATCAATCGCGGCATTGGCAGTCCGTCCGAACCAACTACCATACGCCGCAGCAAAAGCCGGTGTCATTGCGCTGACGAAATCGTGCTGCGGACCGCTTGCACCGCACAATATCCGCATCAATTCGGTCGCACCAGGGGCAATCGCCACAGATATGTTAGGAGAAGTCTCATCAGAGATGGTGGAACAACTCCGGTCTACGACACCGCTCGGCAGGCTCGGTGAACCGGAAGAGATGGCAGATGTGATAGCGTTCCTCCTGAGCGAGGAATCGAGTTATATGACAGGCTCCACGGTGATTGCAAGCGGGGGCAGAATTCTCATTCCGTAAGCGCAAGCCGCGTCTCACCAACCTCTAAATCGAACGCAACGAAGGTCTGTTTTCCTTCAATGAGAAACGTATCCGGTTGAAAATCGCGTCGGGAATGAACTTCGCGGAGGTCCCAACCGTTAACCTGTACATGGCGTATCGGGGCATCAAGAGCCAGCGTAAAGTTTGCTGTCGGGAATTGGGTAAAGAGATGAATCTCGTGCTGTTCCTCCATTACGGTAATCTCGGTAAGTTCACGTGCCATATAGTAGTGGGCAATCTCTGAATTTTTCATCCAGAGTGTCTTCGTGGCATCGGGATCATAAGCGTCAAGCCGCGCCTTGACGGTTTTGAGTATATCAAACCCGCATTTTTCACCGTTGAAATAAAATCCGGGCCAATGCCCCACAAGAACACAGGGCAATTCCTTTTCGAGAATCGGCGGCAAGCGACCGCCCTGTAAATCTTCAGTAATGAACCGGTCAGCATCACCCAAATCGTAGCCTGTCCAGCCGCCGAACCAGTCACCTGCACATGAGACAATACTGGCAATCGCAATCCCTTTCTCTTTCTCAGGATACCAGATCGGCACATCCGGCAGCTCATCGTGTTTGAGCCAGAGGAAGTAGAACGGACGCGGGTTGTTATTGACATGTTGAGAAGCGGTTAGCACGGCTTTCGCATACGCCGCCTCCTGACGTTTTCCAAAGGCACCGGGGCTCGTCACGCCCTCACACGGAATACCGACATTATCAAGCATTTCCATCGCCGTGATGATGTAGTCTGTGAGCCTATTATCAACAGGCGGATCGACCCATTCGACCTGTTCCCATTCTTCGGTGAGACTGAATGTGTCCAGATCAACGACAGCGGTATGCGTGAGCATCTCCGGTGTCAAGTCGAAACTCGGCCAAATCAGTTCCCTGTAGATTCGCAGCCACGAATGATATTCGTGTGTTGGAAAGTCTGGGAACCCTTCATCAACGCGTCCGACGCCTGCGGGATAGGGAATCAAACTAAATTTGCCCTTCACACCGTTTTCCCAGCACCATTCCGCCCATTCATAAGCGAAATCTGCGGGGATTGTGGGGGGGATGCTCTTCAGTTGCGTGGCGTTGCCTTCCCATCGTTCTGGCGGGATATTCGGTTGATGTCGCGCTTTCCAGGCGTGCCGTTGGTGTATCCAGTAGTAGGTGAGATTGACCACCGGACACGAATCGTCAACGATAAGTGATAAAGGGGTTCTTAGCAATGGGTTGCAAACGGTAATATTCATAAGAAGTCTGGACTATGATTTGTGTGATTCAATGATTTACCATGATTGTCGGAGACCTTATCATCACAGTAATCGTGATAATCATAGTATAACTTTAGCACACGCTCCGCAAAACAGCAAGGCAAATTAGAAGTTATTCGCTAACAGTAAGCTTTGATGGGTTGTTGCCGACAACCAACAACTGAAAACCATTCTGTGCTACTTTACCTCGCTCATCAGGAACGAGACCTGTGCCATAATGAAGAAGAGTAGATTAAACAGCACCAATAAACCGACTTGGGATAACACACTCCGATAGGAAATCTGCTCCGAAAATACCGGAACAGCATTCGGATCCACAGGTTTTTGGGATAACCCCTCTTTCACAGGATAGATATGGAGACTCTCTGGGTCACCCTGGTCTTCCGTTTTAACGAAGTCTATGAATGTCTGTCGGTAGCGGCGCGCTTGTTTGACAAAATTCATATAACCGACGATACTCGTGTTCGCGAGTCCCTCCATTGCATACTGAAAAGTCGCTATCGGAGAGATTTGGGTGAGATCTCGAGCGAGTTGCACCTGTTGAAGCTGCTGGTCAATGTGTCCATCGGCAATTTGTGTGTCCGTATCGTTGATTGCTGTGAAGTATTCCGCCCAGAGACGCGTCACGGAAATTCTTTCAAGAGAAGGTGATTTTTTTAACCGCTTTGGAGAACCGCGTTGCCACTCGTCCTCGATCTGGTCTAATTGCGCCCGTCTTCGCATGGAGATTTCATCAACAGATGGAATCGGATTCAGGTTACTGACAAAGGTACCCAGTAAACTCGGGAAAACAAATGCCAAGCAGACCCAAGTTAACAACAGCCACACCAAACTTGTGATAGCATTTGAAACGCGACTTGAAAAGAACAATCCAAGAAAAATAAAGACAGAGATGTGCAACGCAAAAAGCCCGACTATCCCCAAAATTCTCAGCCAGTCCGCCGAGTCAAATGGGATACTGCCGATGAGAAGAATGATTAAGAGGTTGAGTAGAACACCCATAACAAGTGGCACCATGAGGGTCACAAACGCCCCGAGGTATTTCCCTAACAATACCTGTCCGCGGGAGACCGTGTTCGACATTATCAGGCTCAGCGTGCCGCGCGCCCGTTCCCCAGCGATAGCATCAAACGTGAATAGGATCGCAAAGAAACTCATCAGGACCCCGATGAAGACCCAGTTAATTTTCACGCGTCCTGTCGAATTGCTACCAGAATTTACGACCTCATACTCTAACCTCAATGGGTGTCGCCACGCGTAGTCCTCATCCTCAATACCGCTACTTCGACTAATATTGTAATCGCTTTTCAATTTAATAGAACGCGA
The sequence above is a segment of the Candidatus Poribacteria bacterium genome. Coding sequences within it:
- a CDS encoding ABC transporter permease subunit, whose protein sequence is MIWYIAKKEIHHNLTTLRFALMIILLPVLFVANALIYSLGDRGYTDQINAYNERVRQNRKHIKEQANVSLAELALRGPGDIPKHPSRLIFCAGGVDEVVSRSIKLKSDYNISRSSGIEDEDYAWRHPLRLEYEVVNSGSNSTGRVKINWVFIGVLMSFFAILFTFDAIAGERARGTLSLIMSNTVSRGQVLLGKYLGAFVTLMVPLVMGVLLNLLIILLIGSIPFDSADWLRILGIVGLFALHISVFIFLGLFFSSRVSNAITSLVWLLLTWVCLAFVFPSLLGTFVSNLNPIPSVDEISMRRRAQLDQIEDEWQRGSPKRLKKSPSLERISVTRLWAEYFTAINDTDTQIADGHIDQQLQQVQLARDLTQISPIATFQYAMEGLANTSIVGYMNFVKQARRYRQTFIDFVKTEDQGDPESLHIYPVKEGLSQKPVDPNAVPVFSEQISYRSVLSQVGLLVLFNLLFFIMAQVSFLMSEVK
- a CDS encoding sigma-70 family RNA polymerase sigma factor translates to MPHCDLFCLFQGLVVWIETEDLTNPSDEILLARIQNGDDDALVALIKKYERLLKTIIHYEIGNVEEEADIYQETVLAIVRRIRRQADDIASAEQWLKQVVRSKCKAFLTDAKKRGLIREAADEHYTSVAEQEADERMRQYHLDERVHEVREIVEGLGFIYVEVFELWERGLTEAGSAAALKISPNTVKSRRNKIRKVVRERLGVSLTPKKAK
- a CDS encoding SDR family oxidoreductase — its product is MRFQGKVALVTGGSRGIGRATAIKLASEGATVAVHYSRAVEKAESVCKQIHDLGQKAIPVQADIADRDAVDRMVATVTEELGAIELLVNNAGDVGDMAFDELAPEHWDRIIAINLTGPFNVLWAVKPGMIAQQFGRIVNVSSIAALAVRPNQLPYAAAKAGVIALTKSCCGPLAPHNIRINSVAPGAIATDMLGEVSSEMVEQLRSTTPLGRLGEPEEMADVIAFLLSEESSYMTGSTVIASGGRILIP